CGGGCTATCGAGTCCATGAGCGCCAGGGCTACGCCTACCGCGCGCCGCGCTGGGAGCAGGGGCCGAACGGCTGGATGATGCGTGAGGGTGGCTGGGACCGCCGCGACTGGGATCGCCGCGGCGACGACGATGGTCGCGGCCGCTGGCATTGCCCGCCGGGCCACGCCAAGAAGGGTGAATGCTGATCAGGTGATCACGGGCCGGCCATGTGCCGGCCTTTGTTTTGCGTGCCTGCGCGCCGCAGCGTGCCGGCGCGATCGTGCACCGACCTCGATCCGGGAGGCGACATGACGGTGGAAGCCAATTGGCGTACCGAACTCTACAAGGATTTCGACGTCTACGTGCTGGCGATTCCGCGCGCGGCGCGCGCCCCGGGCAAGGCTGCGAAGCCCGCCGCGCAATGGGATTTCGTGGTCCGCGTGTGCGAGTCCGGCGCGGATCCGACGGCCGTCGAGACACTGGTGGCCCATTCGCATGACGAGCGTCCGCTGCCGACGCGGGAAGCTGCCGAGGATGCGGGTTTTTCGCGCGGCTACGGTCTGGTCGATGTGCTGCTCAGCCGTGGCGGCGGGCAGTCGTCCTTCGATCTGTAGCGCGCGCTTCGCCGCGCTCAGGTGGCGGGTGCGGTGGTGCGCGCGTGCTGTCGCGCGAATTGCCACCACAGCCAGGTCGCATCGGGGCCTGCCGCGTGGAAGGCGTAGCGCGGATCGCCGCCGCTCCATGCGTGCCCGGTGCTGGTGAACTGGCAGGTGGCCAGCAGGCACGCGTCGTCGCGCAGATCGCTGCGCAGGACGTAGCCGTCGCCGCGCGTGGTTTCGCGCCGCACGTCGGCGGCGTCGCACAGATGGTTGAGGGCGCGGAACTGGGTTGCCAGCTGGGCCTGGTTGACAGGACTGACGGCCTCGTCGCGCAGACCGTGCAGCAGCAGCGTCGGGATACCGGGATAGGTGCCGGTGTCGACCATCGTGGCCAGGGCTTCGACGGGGTCGATGCGCGCGCCCCGCCGCATGAGGTTCAGCGCCGAGGCGGCCGTGCGGGCGACGCCGAGCACTGGTCCGGAGTGCAGGGCCAGGGCGGCGAACAGGTGAGGGTGCCGCAGCGCCATCAGCCCGGCCAGCCCGGCACCCGCGGACAGCCCCGCGAGATAGACGCGCGAGGGGTCGGCGCCGGTCTCGGTCAGGGTTTGCGCCACGAGCCGGGCAAGGTCATCCGCTTCGTGCGCACCGGCGTGTTCGGGGTCATACCAGTGCCAGCAGCACTGCGGATGCGCGCGGCGCGGCTGCTCGGGGTACAGCACGATGAAGCCTTCGCGGTCGGCCAGCGCGTTCATGCGCGTACCGTGGGCAAGCGCCTCGGCCGACTGCTTGCAGCCATGCAGCATCACCATCAGCGCGGGTGGCGTGCTGCCGCGCGAGGGCGGCGTGTACAGCCAGTACTCGGGCCGACGGGCCACCACGGCGGGAGATTCCGGCTCGTAGATGAAGCGTTCGCGCACGAAGGTGCCGGCGGTCGGGGTCGGTGTGACGGCCGGGCGGGGGCGCCGGGTGGCGGGCCTGGCCGGCTTGACCGGTTTCGGCGGCCAGGCCGGGCGGCCCAGGCTGGTCGGGGTCAACGCATTGACCAGCCGGGAGACGGACTTCATCCACGTTCGGTGCATGGCGGCGGCGTGTAGCTGGGCGGGACGCGCAGGGGCGCACGCCCGTTCGGGGCGGTCGCGAAAGTCGATTGCGAACCATTGTGCCAGCCTTCGGCGGAGCCGGCCGCGCCGTCAGGCAATCGCAACGGTCCGCGTCGGACTGGGGATCACAAAGTTTGCAATTGATGGCGATGTGTCATGGAGACGTGCGGGTCGAGCGGCTACACTGCGGCGACGGGCGCGCCCCCGCTGTCTCGCGCCCGCCCTTTTTTTCCCCGTGTCTTTCAGGAGGTCCTCATGGGTTTTTTTGATTTCATCAAGGAAGCTGGCGAAAAACTGTTCCACGGCGGCGCAGCGGCACCAGCCGATGCCTCGGCGGATGCGGATGCGGCCGAGGCTGCGAATCGCGCCAAGGGCGAAGCCATCGAGCAATACATCGCTCAGCAGGGCCTG
The sequence above is a segment of the Ralstonia nicotianae genome. Coding sequences within it:
- a CDS encoding extracellular catalytic domain type 1 short-chain-length polyhydroxyalkanoate depolymerase encodes the protein MKSVSRLVNALTPTSLGRPAWPPKPVKPARPATRRPRPAVTPTPTAGTFVRERFIYEPESPAVVARRPEYWLYTPPSRGSTPPALMVMLHGCKQSAEALAHGTRMNALADREGFIVLYPEQPRRAHPQCCWHWYDPEHAGAHEADDLARLVAQTLTETGADPSRVYLAGLSAGAGLAGLMALRHPHLFAALALHSGPVLGVARTAASALNLMRRGARIDPVEALATMVDTGTYPGIPTLLLHGLRDEAVSPVNQAQLATQFRALNHLCDAADVRRETTRGDGYVLRSDLRDDACLLATCQFTSTGHAWSGGDPRYAFHAAGPDATWLWWQFARQHARTTAPAT